AATGGCAGGAGGACGGCACCGTCCACCTCGGGGTGGTGAAGTACCTGATGGAGACGGCCACCCGGCTCAGTCGCGGCGACTGCACCGCCGATTCCGGCGCGGCCGCCCTGCTCACCCTGATCCTCGGCGACCACAACGCCCAGCAGGAGTGGCGCATCGAGCGGGCCCGGGCGGTGGCGATCGACCTGCTGCGCCACTACGCGGACCCGGACCGGTTCTGGAACCTGGTGCACGTCGGCGCGGAGGACGAGGTCCGTGGCGACACGGCACGCGGGCAGTTTCCCTGGCTGCTGCGGGTGCCGTCCATCGGCGACCATCTCGACACGTCCCTGAACCCCGCGACGGGGGCGAAGCTGTTGGCCCGTGATCTGGTGATGTCGGCCCTGGGCAGCGGAATCGTCTGCGGTCTCGGGCACGTCGACGCCGTGCACACCATCCTGACCAAGACCAACGTCGACCTGCGGTTCTTCCTCTGCTCACCGCTGGCCACCGTGCCGGTGGCGACGCAGCTCGCCGGGCAGGCCGCCCTCGCCCCGCTCGACCCCGACAAGTCCTTCCCCCGGGTCAACGAGCGGTCGGCGGCCCTCACCCAACTGCTGATGGTCATGCTGGGAAAGGCGCGCGCATGGCACCAATGACCGTGGTCCAGTACGCCGACATCAGCGCCGCCGGTTTCAGCCCCCAGGAGGACGCCAACCGCCGCGCTCCCCGCGCCTTCTGGCGGGCCGCCGAGGACCTGCTGTTCAGTGATGTCGTACAGCCGCCGGAGTCGATCCGGTCGACGGTCGGCGTACCGGTCTGGAGCCTGCGCCACGTCGTGGTCGACGGCGCGGCCTACTGGTGCTTCGCGGTCCAGGGCCGCGGTGGCCCGTTCGGGGTGGCCGGCACCTGCCGGTTCGGTTTCCTGGCGGCCGACCGCGTGCACCCCGCCGACGCCTGGGCGCAGGGGCGCAAGGAACTCGCCGCCGGTGACCCACCGTCGCGGGCGCCCGACCCCAAGGCCGTCGCCGCCGCCTACCGTGGGGTGCTGGCCGCCGTGCTGCTGGGCCGGCCCGTGGTGGGGATACCACTGGACCCGGTGGACGCCTCGGCGCTGATCCCCCACGTGCTGGCCGCGCTTCCGCCCAGCCGCACCCGACGCTGGTCCTGGTCGACCTGTCTGCTCCAGCGCCCGGAGCTGGGCGGCAAACGCGTCGCGGCGGGCCGGCTGCCCGAGGCGATGGCCGCCGACGCCCACAACCTGGCCCGCAACCTGGAGCAGATGTTCGGCGCCCCGGCCCGCGACGCCGACGACGCGCTGCGGTTCGGGAACACCGCGCAACAGTTCGGGTTCGACTGGCTGGTCGGGTGCGCCGCCACCGGCCGCCGGCTGGACGCCGAACTACAGACCGCCGAGTTGAACGCGCCGCAGTTCCTGGAGAAGATCGCGGAGCTGCACAAGGAGCTGACCCTCGCCGACGTGCCCGGTCTGCTGGCCGACGCCGTCCAGCAGCCCCGGCTGCTGAGGGTGCTGGACCTGCTCCGGAGGTGGTCCAAAAGCAATCTGTCGCAGGCGCTGAGGCATGTCCAGGACAACCCCGGTTCCGAGGTACGCCAGCACCTCTTCGCTTTCCTGGTCGAGTCGCAGGAGGGGACACCCGAGCAGAACCTGCTCGAGCTGCCCACGGCGGGCTCCTCGCACTCCGGGTGGCACGACGAGCTGGCCGAACTGTTGGACCGGCACTTCCAGGCGGACCGCCTGGCCATAGCCGACTTCGCGCTGGGGCTCACCCTGCCCGAGGGGATCCACGCCGACCTCGCCGACCGCCGCGCCGCCCGTGGACTCTGGCTGAGCCTCGGTGTCGATCACGACCTGGACCCGGATACCGTCCTGTTCGAGGCGTCCGCCGACTTCGTCGTCGCGGAGCTGGCCGGGCGACAGCGGATCCCGGAGGTCGCGCTCGACGAGATCGGCTGGCTGCCCGACCCGGTGGCGGACGTCGCGGCGTCGCTGGACAGTTCCCCGCCGGCCGGTCTGCGGCTGACGGCTGTGCTGGCGGCCGACCTGGTCGCCGCCGTGCTCGCACCCCGGGATCCGGACCGGGTGCGGTGGGACGCACCGGACCCTTCCCCCGGTGAGGCCCTGCACCACCTGGCCCGGCTGCTCACCCGCGCGGGCGGCTCGCCGAAGTGGGCCCACGACTTCCTGGCCGCGCTGCTGGCGGCCCGGAACATCGACCCACAGCACCTGCAACCGCTCGCCTACGGCATCCTGCTCGGGTACGGGGACATGCCGAAGGCACCCAGGCCCGTACCGCGGAACCAACTGCGCGTCCTCTTTTTGCATGTGGGCCTGCGGGCGGGCCCGGAGTGGCCGCTGAGTCTGCTGGCCGAACCGCCCGTACCGCGCCCCGCCGTCGGACGAGCGGGCCCGCCAGCGCGGCCCAGCGACGCCAGCCTGCCGCGCCACCCGGATCAGGCGGTGCCGCTGCACCACGCCCACCACCCGGACCACCCGGTGTCACCCGTCTACCGCCCGGACCGTCCGGTGTCAGCCGGCCACGACCCGGATCAGACGGTGCCGTCCGTTCGTCATCCGGGTCAGACAGTCCCATCGCACCATGACCAGTACGCCGGGGCCGGGGCCGAGACCACGGTCTCCTACCACCCACATTCTCAGCACCCACACGCGGAGCCCCAGCAGGCTGAACCCGGGGCGGCGTCCTGGTTCGAGAAGCTGCGGTGGCGGGTCCGACGTCTGCGGTTCGTCGGGCGCGGCGGGCCGACCTCGAGCCACGACGACGCCCCCGGCCGCCGCCGCGTGTCGGCGTGGCTGCTCCTGGTGGTGGTCGTACCCGTCGCGCTCGCGTTGCTGGCCTGGCTGATCGGTTCCCCCGGACCGGACGACGACCCGAACCTGCCGCCCGGCACCCCACCGGCGACCGAGGTCCCGGGTACGCAGGACCCGACGTTCCCGGAACGGCCGTCGCGGACCGCCGAACCGCCGTCCGACATCCGCCCACCCTGGGGTGTCCAGACGTAGTTCCTGGCCGGCGCCCGGCGCGTCGCCTGCCGCGGCAGCCGGGGGTGGTCCGCCGGGATGGGATTCACTCCCAGGACTCCTCCTCGGACTGGGTGCGTTCCCGCTGGGACGGGGTCGGCCACGAGGGAGCCGGAGCAGCACCGCGACGGCGACGGGCGGCCGGACGAGGGTACGTGGTCGGGGCGTCCCCCAACTCGGTCTCACGCCACTGGCCGATCTTCTTCTCGTACACCTCCCTCTCGGCGTCGACCATCTGTTTGACCAGGCCGGGCACGGCCTCGTTCTCGCGTTGCAGCCGCTCCTTCAACTCGCTCTCGGCGATCTGGCGTTCGTAGTCGAACGCCTTCGTGGCCTGCTCGATCCGGGACTGGTGGCCGTCGGCGAGGATCCGGTCGTAGAGCGTGGGCGGGCCGAGGCTCATCAGGAACTTCACCAGCACCGGCAGCACCTCGATCGCGGTGATGAACAGCAGCAGCGCCAGGTACGCCGTCTGGAGCGTGGTGGTACGGCTGGTGAGGCTGCTCAGCGCGTCCAGCCGAGCGAGGATGCCGGGCCTCTCGTTGCGCTCGTCGAACTGCTCCTCGCGGGTCCGCTTCTCCGCCACGAGGCTGTTGAGCCGCTCCCGCTGCTGCGTGAGCTCCGCCTTCGCCGACTCCCGCGCCTGCGCGATCGCCTCCTCGGAGTTGGCGGCGAACGTGGCCTCGGCCGTGTCGAGCTTCTTCTTGGCCGCGTTGGCCTCGGTGCGCGCCTTGGTGGCCAGCGCCTGCTTGCGCTTGTAGACCGGGCCCTCTCCTCTGACCCGGGTGCCGCCGTCGCCGTCGAGTTCGTCCGTCGCGTCGTCCTGTAGACGGACCGCCTCCCGGTCGAGCTTCTCGAACTCGCTCCGCAGCTTGACGATCTCCGCACTGGGCGGAATCGCGTCCCGGGCCGTGCCGTCCGCGACCGCCTGGAGTCTCGTCACGGAAGCCTGCAGCTCGGGGATCTCCTTGAGCCGGACGTTGTTGTTGAGTTGCTCCTGGAAGTCGCTGTGCGCGGCGGCCTGCATCACCTTCAGCTCGGCCTCGATCTCGCTCTGGAAGATCCACAGCACCAGCGGCGTCGAGATCACCGCACCGATGATGATCGCCAGGACGAACCGCGGCAGCGCGACGACCAGGTTCTGGTACCAGCGCTCCCGGCGGTGGGTCGCGGTCACCAGCCAACGGTCCAGGTTCATGATCGCCAGGCCCCAGAACAGCGCGGCGCCGATCGCCACGGGCAGCGGCGCGTGGGCGCCCGTGTGGAGCGCGAACGCGAACGACACGGCCGCCATGACCGCCGTCGTCAACACCACCCCGCCGACGCCGGTGAACTTCCCCCGCTCACTGGGGCACTTCTGCAGGGTGGCGAGGTCCGCGCCGGAGAGCCAGATGATGAACCCGCCCTTGACCTTCGTCGGGCTGCCCGCGCCGCCGCCAGGACGGGCGATTCTGGTACGCGAAACCACTGGCTGGCGCTCCTGTCTGTAACCGGCGTCGTCCGTGCCCGGGGCAGTTCAGTTGTCGTTGTCGTGCAGGAAGGTTCAGTCGTCGTTGTCGTGCAGGAAGGTTCAGTTGTCGTTGTCGTGCAGGAAGATGTTGCCGCGGTGCGGCTGTGGCCCTCGGCGGCGCGGAGCCGGGTCGGCGGCCAGGCGGGCGTCGAGCGGCGGCAGATGGCGCACCTCGGGTGCCCGCCCACGATCAGCCAGACGCGGCCCTTCCCCGGGCTCGAACAGGCGGAAAGACACCCCTCGGGATCCCAGATCCGTCGTGCCGAACCGGGCCCGCCGTGGGGTGGCGGAGCCGCGCAGTTCCCGCAGCGACAGTCGGGACCGGCGTCGAAAGGGCCGCGCGAACACCTCCAGCAACCCGCTCAGGGCCGATCGCCTCATGTGGACAAACGCTACCGACCCGTGTCCACCTCGAAAAGACGATCGGGACGACACCGCCCGTTGAGCAGACATCAGCGACGGATCGGCCGAGTCCTCCTCGGCTGGGCAACCGAACAACAGCCGGCCGAGAAAGCTGACGGGCCACGGTCAGCGTCCAGTCCGCCCCATCGCCGTCAGTGGTCGCGGCCGAAAGAATGTGCGGGTATCCCTTGTTGACCTGCTGACCGAGCGCGATGTCGAGCGAGACGATGAACGCGTCCAACCGTTGGGTAGCGTCGCTGACGTCGACGGCCTAGCGACATCCCTCGAACAGGACGTCCTTCAGGCGGATGTCGGTGAGTCTGGTGCCGGTGAACCGGGAGCCGGTGACGGCGCAGCGTTCGATGGCGATGCCGGACAGAGCCGCGCCGGAGAAGCCGGTGCGGCTGATCTCGCAACCGAACAGGGTTCCCGCCTCCCAGGTGCTCTCGCTGAGGTCCACACCGGCAATCCGGCTGCTGCGGAACCGGACGCCTTCGAGCCCAGCGCCGCGCCAGGCGGCACCCTCGACGTTGGCGTCGTTGAGGTCGTCGGTCAGCTCGCTGGTGCTGTCGAGGTCGTCGGGATCGAGATCCGGAAGCAGGATCCTGACGTTGCCAACTGTGGTGGTCCGCATGCGTCCTCTGCCTGTTGAGGGGGGCGGGCAGGTCGGCCATGGCCGGCTCGACCGACCTTACCGTCCGTGTCGGCTCGACGCCGAGGCGGTCGAGGTGTTCCGGCGCGGCGTTGATCAGAACGGTCCAACCGCTCCCGAGCACCCACCGGGAACCGGACCGCCCACAGGGAAACGATAAAGGCTCCGACCCAGGGTGAAACCCCAGGTCAGAGTCTTTATTGCTGGTGCTCCACCAGGGACTCGAACCCCGAACCCGCGGATTAAGAGTGCTGCCGCTCGATCCTGGCTGGTCATACCGACCTCGCCCCGTCCCGCTCGGCGGACGTGCTTGCGGTGCTCGTCTTGCGGCCCGTAGGGGTCGCCCCCCATCAGCGTTCCTGAGAGGACGTCTGATTCACGCACTTTGCGTGTTATGGCGGTTTAGTCGTCTCGCCAGGTTGGGGTGGTTTCGGTGGTGAGGCGTTTGGCGAGGTTGTCGATCATGGCGATGGTGATCATGCTGGCGGAGTTGTCGGGTCGGGCTTCGTAGTCGCGCACGAGCCGGCGGTGCTGCATCAGCCAGCCCAGCGTGCGTTCGACCACCCATCTGCGTTGGCCACGCTGAAGCCCTTGACGTGCGGATCCTTGGTGACGATCTCGACGTCGACGCCGAGTGCGGCGCCGTGTTCGACGACTCGGTTCTTGAATCCCGTGTCGGCCCATGTCTTGGTCAGGGTGGGGTAGGTGGCGGTGGCTCGGTCGAGCAGGTTCATGCCGATCGTGTTGTCGCTGGCGCTGGCAGCGGTGACGATGACGGCGAGGAGCAGGCCGAGGGTGTCGGTGATGATGCCGCGCTTGCGGCCCACGATCTTCTTGCCTGCGTCGGTGCCCTGGGTCGCGGTCGGGACGTTGGTGGAGGTCTTCACGCTCTGGCTGTCCATGATGGACGCGGTGGGCTCGGCATTTCGCCCGCTGTGGTCGCGGACGAGGCCGGTGAGGTCGTAGTTGAGCTCGGTGAAGATTCCTTCCTTGCTCCATGCGGCGAAGTAGCCGTAGACGGTCTGCCATGGCGGTAGGTCGTGGGGTAGGTACCGCCAGGGGATGCCGGTGCGGTTGACGTAGAGGATCGCGTTGAGGATCTCGCGGAGGTCGTGGTTGGCGGTGCGTCCGCCGACGCCGGCGTCGGTGCGGGCCTGGCGCCAGGCGGTCAGCCGTGGCGCGATCAGTGCCCAGCGAGCGTCGGACAGGTCGGACGGGTAGGCGGCTCGCTCGGTCATGCGGTAGGTCTACTGTGGAGCTGCGGTGGCGGGGCGCACCTGAAGTCTGACGATTCCGGAGCTCTCTTGAACCAGACACGATCCGCGGAACGAAGCCGGCATATCGATGCGGCATCAATCGGGACAGATGGTGTCGGATAGTCAAGAGTCGTCTGCCCTGCTGGCTTGACATTCGGCGGGTCAAACGCCGCCAATCACCTGCAGACAAGATTAAAACGCCCAGTCAGACCCTAGAAAGTCCGATGCGAACTGATCGGGTCGTTACGCACCAGCAGGTGTGCATCGGCCATGACACGATGACCGGATGTCTCGTGATACGGACGGCGGCTGCGTGGATTTCGTGGCGGACTGCCGGCTGCGGATGGGAACGGACCTGTTCACGCATGTGTGGGATCCGGTGGTTCTGGCGGCTCTCGCCGCCGGCCCGCAACGTCGCCGCGCACTTCGCGCGAACATCGGCGGCATCAGTGACAAGGCTCTCACCGAGGCACTCCAACCGGCTCATCACCAACGGCCTGACCGAACGGAGGTCGTATGCCGAGGCACCCCTCGGCCAGACCTTCGCCGACGGGCCGATGCGTGCACTCGCGGAATGGATCATCCGGTACGGTGACGAGCTTTTCGAGGCGCAGGAACGAACGCGCTCGGCGTACGCCTGACGCCTCCATCCGGCTTGCCCTCCCCGCCCGTGGCCCGATTTTCCCCGGCGGACCGGGCCGTCATCCAGATCTGCCGCGATCCGCGCGGAGCGGGGTCGCGACCGCCCATGTCGACATCCTCGGACCAATGAGGCGTACGGGATACTGCCTCGGTGATCGGGTTCCGCTTCGAACTCTATCCGCTGGACGAGGTGTCGTCGTGGGGCGGTGACCAACCAACGCTGCACTGGTTCGGGCTCACCGAGGGCTGGTACTGGCTCGAGATCGGCGGGCACCAGTTGCTGCGCCGGACCCGCCTCGATCATCCGCATCCCTACATCGACTACTATCTGGCCCGGCTCTGGGAAGACGTCAACGTCCTCACACCGCACGTCCTCGAGTCGGTGCCCGCCGATCTGCAGTTGTTCATCGCCTCTGACCCCGCGCAGTGGGCATGCGATCCGCTCGCCTTCGTCACCGCCGGTGACGACGACGGGTCCGAGGACATCGATCCAAGTGCACCCGACCATCCAGTGGTTACGGCCGTGAACTGGTACGGCGAGCACTCTCTGGACCTCGGCTACCTTCGGAATGCTCCGAGTCTGCGGTTCTGGCGAACCGTCCGCGGCGAGCGCGACGAGATCACCGTGGACTGGCGGCACGGGGACGACGGCGAGATCGGTTTCACTGCCGGCACGGCCGTCCGGTTCTGCGTCCCCACCGCCGCATACCTCGAAGCCGTACACGCGCTCGACCGAGGGCTGATGACGGCGATGCGGCAGCGGGTCGAGGAGTTGGAACGCCGTGGCGGCCTGCCCGGTGTTGACCTTGACCTCGCCGGACTACGGCGGGAACACGAGGACCGCGCGCATTGGCTCGCCAGGAACCTCGCCCGCACACCCAAGACCGACTGGCACGCCGTCCGCCAAGGCGCCGACCGGCTGCTCAGTGACCCACATCGGGCCAGCGCCCCGACGGCCTAGCGACCCCGGAGCCGGCCGCGCGTTGCTAAGAGCGACCGGCTATAGGTGTCACTTGAGGCGTCGGGTGGTGGGGCGGGTGTCCCACCGGTGGAGCGTTCGGGCACGGCGGATGAGTTGACGTACGGCGACGAGGGCGGCGGCCAGGTAAAGATAGAAGTCGATAATCTTCGCGTCGCGTTCGGTACAGCGGCGGATCTTGCCGGAGCCGTTCATCCACGAGTTCGTGCGCTCCACCACCCAACGTTTACCGACCTGGATCGGGGCGGGCACGCCCTTGCGGGCGATCTCGCCCTGCAGGCCCAGTTCGTCGAGCAGGTCGCGGGTCGGGGTGTTGTCGTAGTCGCGGTCCAGGTGCATGGTCGGAGAGAAGGAACTGGCGGCGCTGGTGCTCTGGATCGCCACCACCAACTTCTTCAACCGGATCAACGCCACCATCCGGCAGCCGGCCCCGCAGAACTGGGGCTGATCAACGACCGGTCCGGGGCGGAGGTGTGCGCACCTCCGCACCGGCGGCGGGCCAGCACGCCGGGTTCAGCGGGTCTGGTCGGTCGGTCGAATCAGGATCTCGTTGACGGCGACGTGCTCGGGCTGGGTGAGCGCGTACACAACCGCGCCGGCGATGTCCTCGGCCTGGAGGGTCCGCATGGACTCCGCCATGTTCTTCGCCGCGGCCTGCATGGCCGGGTCGGTGAGGTGGCTGGTCAGCTCGGTCGCGACGAATCCGGGCTCGATGACGACGACCCGCACGCCCTGGGCGGTGACCTCCTGCCGCAACGCCTCCGAGAAAGCGGTGACACCGAACTTGGTGGCCGCGTACACGCCGCTCGCGGCCGATGCCGCACGCCCCGAGGTCGAGGAGATCTGCACGACGGCACCCCTGGACCGGAGCAGATGAGGCAGCGCGGCATGGACCGCGTACATCGATCCGAGCAGGTTGGTCTCGACCATTCGCGTCCACTCCGTGGTGTCGGCGCCCAGGATCGGGCCGCTGAGCATGACGCCTGCGTTGTTCACCAGGACGTCGAGGGCTCCGAATCGCTCCACGGTCGCCGCGACCGCGTCCTGCACCGACTGGCGGTCGGTGACGTCCAGCTCAAGGGCCAGCATCTCGCCGGGGGCGTCCTGCGTGAGGGACTGCAGCCGGTCTGCCCGCCGAGCTCCGACCGCGACCCGGGCGCCCGCCTTCGACAGGGCGAGCGCGGTGGCCCGGCCGATGCCCGAGGACGCGCCGGTGACGAGGACGACCTTGCCTTCCAGGGTGTTGCTCACGTTTCCCTCCCAGGGGTTCGTGGTTCGAGTCCGCAACCCGCGTCTGCCGGCGGCCGGCGAGCCGAAAGTGACCGGCGGGTCATGTTGACCGTAGCAGCCAACATGACCGCACGGTCATTTTGGTGATAGGCTCCACAGAGAGGAGGCACGCATGACCGGGTCGACACCCACGCCGGGCCAGAGAGCGGACATGGTGCGCAATCGGCGCCTCCTGCTTGGGGTCGCGACCGCAGCGTTCGCCGAGCGCGGGGTGGAGGTGTCGATGGGCGAGATCGCCCAACGCGCCGGCCTCGCCAAGGGCACGGTGTTCCGGCACTTCGCCTCGAAGGACGACCTGCTCGCGGCGATCATGCTCCAATTGCTCGACCGGCTCACCAGCACAGCAGACCGGCTTCTCGATGCCGACGACGCGGCAGGGGCGCTACGGGAGTTCATGACGACCGGGGTCGAGGCACTCGTCGCCGACCGCGCCTTCTGCGAGGTGATCGGACGCCCGTCGCTGCAACACTCCGAGGTGCGGGACGCGATCAACCACCTCTGCGACGTCGCCGAGGCCCTCACGGCTCGGGCGCGCGAGCAGGGCGCCGTCCGCAGCGACATCACGGGGACGGACATCGTGCTGCTGCTCGGCGGCATCCACCAGACAGCAGCGCCCCTGCTGGAGGCGGAACCGCAGGCATGGCGCCGCTATCTCGAACTGGCCCTCGACGGGCTGTGCAGCCCGAACGCCCGCGCACTGCCACATCGGCCGCCCCGCCGCCTACCCCTCGGGCCGGGTAGCTGTCATCCGGCCTTCTCGCGGCAGCTCCCGTGAATCGCCTGATGGAGGTGGAGCCCCCGGCCGGGATCGACCGGCGACATCGCCCTCGTCGAATTCGTACGGCAGCGGAACCAGGCTAAGGCTTCGCCTGCGCCTTGGCCGACAGGCCCCATAGCTCAACGATGCGATCGCCTTCGAAGGTGAACATCTCCAGCATTGAAGTGATCTCAGCGAGAGGAGTGGGCTGAATCTGATCGACACGGGCATATCGGGTCAGGTCGGGCAATGCTGGATGCAGGCGTGGAGCCATCGATAGACAGGTTCTTGCGACAGAAACCGCGTCTTCGAGAGGGCTCCACGTGATTGCCTATCGTGCCATGGTCGACGTGCCCAAGGAACTGGTGCGCTACCTCGCCCGCCTGCTGGCCGCCGAGCGCCGGGCTCGGGGCACTCGACGTGGGACACGGGCGTTGACCTGCTTCTACCAGGCGTTGCTCGTGCTGATCTGGTTCCGTAAGGCGGAGGACAAGACGCTGCTGGGCGCTGGGTTCGGCGTGTCGCGGGCGACCGCGTACCGGTACGTGGCCGAGGGTGTCGCGGTCCTCGCCGCGCGGGCGCCCGGCCTGCACGAGGCGTTGCAGCGGGTCGCCGACGACGGCTGGTCGTACGTGATCCTCGACGGCAAGCTGTTCGACTGTGACCGCGTCGCGGAGACCACGCTCAGCGTCAAGGGCGACACCATCGACGCGTGGTATTCCGGAAAGCACCGCGACTTCGGCCCGACCATCCAAGCGATCATGCGCCCGGACGGGCTGCCGGTATGGACCTCCGAGGCGATGCCAGGCCATCTGCACGACCTGACCTGCGCCCAACTATAGGGCATCACCGCCGTGCTGAACTGGTCCGCCGCCGAGCTTGACCTGCCTGCCCTGGCCGATGCCGGCTACGACGGCGCAGGCCACGGCATCAAGACCCCGGTCAAGCAACCCACCGACGGCCAGCGACTCGCTCCCGACAACCGCACCACCAACCGGCTGCTACGCGGCCTGCGCTGGCAAGGCGAACGCGGCTTCGCCATCCTCCATGGACGCTGGAAAGCGCTACACCACACCACCGCCGGCCCCCGCAGGATCGGCGACATCGTCGCTGCGGCTCTACACCTGACCCACTTCGAATACCGATACCTACCCGAAAGTCGCTGAGATCACTTCAGTGGTCCGACGACTCAGGCCGCGAGACCATCCCCGCCCTGCGTGCAGCGCTCCACGACTACCGGCATCTCGCGCCCGCCCTGGCCAGCCCCGCCGCCGTGGACGCGCTGGCCCTGACGGAACTCGAGAACGATGTTGCCGCGATCTGGAACGCCTACCAGCACTCGCGATACGGCACCCTCGCCCGCCGGCTTCCGCACCTCATCCACGACTGTCTCACCGCCACCGAGGCCTACGACGGAGACGACGGCCTGCGCGCCCACGCGATGACCGCCTACGCCCACCAACTCGCCGCCTTGTTCCTCACCAAGCTCGGCGAAGGCGACCTGGCCTGGACCGCCGCCAGCCGAGGACTGGCCGCCGCGAACACCAGCGAGGACCACGTGGTCATCGGCTCACTCAGCCGCTCGGCCGCGCACTCCCTGATCTCCATCGGCGAATACGCCCAAGCGCGAGGCCTCGCCGCCACCGCCGCCCGGTTCCTCGAACCACGACTGGCCACCCCCACACCGCAACTGCTTTCCGTCTACGGCAGCCTGCACCTGGTATGCGCACTCGCCGCCGCGCGTAAAGACGATCGCTCCTGCGCCAACAGCCACATCAACGAAGCGGACGCCGCGGCCACCAGACTCGGCACCGACGGAAACCACGTCTGGACCGCCTTCGGACCGACCAACGTGTCGATCCACAAGACGACCGTGGCCATGGAACTCGGCGACGTGCAACGCGCCATCACCATCGGCGCGCCACTCGACACCACCGCACTTCCGGTCGAACGGCAGGTCCGACACGCCATCGAAACCGCACGCGCACTCGCCCGCTGGAACCGCATCGACGAAGCGCTGGCCGCCCTCCTCGACGCCGAGATCATCGGCCCCGACCAGGTGCGCTACCACCGACTCTCCCGCGACCTGGTCCGAGAGATCCTCACCCGCCCCCGACCGCCCCGTCCGGCCGTCGAACTCAGCGAACGAATGGGCATCCGACCGGGCGAGCCCCGCTGGTAACCCGACTCAACTCAGACGAGCCGGCTCGTGTAACCCGCCGCCACCAGACGGCCAAAGGCCGCCCGAACCTCGTCCGGCACCTCCTGCGGAACCGCGAACCCGCGTTCGGCATACACCTCGATCCGCTGCGTGTCACCCACCAGCATGTCCACCACCCGCCGCACATCACCGATGCTGCGCACGTACTCGTCGAGCCCCAACGGGTTCGACGCGCACACCACCTCAACGTCCGGCCAGATCAGCTTGCAGGTGGCGAACGCCCGACGCTGCTGGTACGGCCGGGACATGAGCAACACCGAACGCACCGGGATCTGACGTTCCGCCAACAGTTGCCGC
The nucleotide sequence above comes from Micromonospora pallida. Encoded proteins:
- a CDS encoding DUF4407 domain-containing protein, whose translation is MVSRTRIARPGGGAGSPTKVKGGFIIWLSGADLATLQKCPSERGKFTGVGGVVLTTAVMAAVSFAFALHTGAHAPLPVAIGAALFWGLAIMNLDRWLVTATHRRERWYQNLVVALPRFVLAIIIGAVISTPLVLWIFQSEIEAELKVMQAAAHSDFQEQLNNNVRLKEIPELQASVTRLQAVADGTARDAIPPSAEIVKLRSEFEKLDREAVRLQDDATDELDGDGGTRVRGEGPVYKRKQALATKARTEANAAKKKLDTAEATFAANSEEAIAQARESAKAELTQQRERLNSLVAEKRTREEQFDERNERPGILARLDALSSLTSRTTTLQTAYLALLLFITAIEVLPVLVKFLMSLGPPTLYDRILADGHQSRIEQATKAFDYERQIAESELKERLQRENEAVPGLVKQMVDAEREVYEKKIGQWRETELGDAPTTYPRPAARRRRGAAPAPSWPTPSQRERTQSEEESWE
- a CDS encoding DUF5984 family protein, coding for MIGFRFELYPLDEVSSWGGDQPTLHWFGLTEGWYWLEIGGHQLLRRTRLDHPHPYIDYYLARLWEDVNVLTPHVLESVPADLQLFIASDPAQWACDPLAFVTAGDDDGSEDIDPSAPDHPVVTAVNWYGEHSLDLGYLRNAPSLRFWRTVRGERDEITVDWRHGDDGEIGFTAGTAVRFCVPTAAYLEAVHALDRGLMTAMRQRVEELERRGGLPGVDLDLAGLRREHEDRAHWLARNLARTPKTDWHAVRQGADRLLSDPHRASAPTA
- a CDS encoding SDR family NAD(P)-dependent oxidoreductase, with product MSNTLEGKVVLVTGASSGIGRATALALSKAGARVAVGARRADRLQSLTQDAPGEMLALELDVTDRQSVQDAVAATVERFGALDVLVNNAGVMLSGPILGADTTEWTRMVETNLLGSMYAVHAALPHLLRSRGAVVQISSTSGRAASAASGVYAATKFGVTAFSEALRQEVTAQGVRVVVIEPGFVATELTSHLTDPAMQAAAKNMAESMRTLQAEDIAGAVVYALTQPEHVAVNEILIRPTDQTR
- a CDS encoding TetR/AcrR family transcriptional regulator, which translates into the protein MVRNRRLLLGVATAAFAERGVEVSMGEIAQRAGLAKGTVFRHFASKDDLLAAIMLQLLDRLTSTADRLLDADDAAGALREFMTTGVEALVADRAFCEVIGRPSLQHSEVRDAINHLCDVAEALTARAREQGAVRSDITGTDIVLLLGGIHQTAAPLLEAEPQAWRRYLELALDGLCSPNARALPHRPPRRLPLGPGSCHPAFSRQLP
- a CDS encoding XRE family transcriptional regulator, whose amino-acid sequence is MDALALTELENDVAAIWNAYQHSRYGTLARRLPHLIHDCLTATEAYDGDDGLRAHAMTAYAHQLAALFLTKLGEGDLAWTAASRGLAAANTSEDHVVIGSLSRSAAHSLISIGEYAQARGLAATAARFLEPRLATPTPQLLSVYGSLHLVCALAAARKDDRSCANSHINEADAAATRLGTDGNHVWTAFGPTNVSIHKTTVAMELGDVQRAITIGAPLDTTALPVERQVRHAIETARALARWNRIDEALAALLDAEIIGPDQVRYHRLSRDLVREILTRPRPPRPAVELSERMGIRPGEPRW